The genomic window tttgtttttttggtgctTTCAACTCTTGGTGTGCTTGGACTGAAGATTTTTGCCGGCACAGGCTCTTTGGGCCAGAGAACAAGTGTGGCAAAATTCAGATTAATTAGGTGCAGCCAGGTGATTATGTgattctctctctccaactttcactaataaataattataaattagtaTACTACCTTCAGATAATTTTAATCACAAGCTACAGTAAGGAGCAAAGATTAAAGATGGGATGAAATGAATTATCTGTCCTAATAAGTCAATATCTTTTTCTAAATCTGAACAATCACATccgaaactgtttttttttcctacagagAAAACAAACAGCGATCTTTTAtaggagcattaaaaaaaaaaaagggaatgcaATGTTGTTTCTCCACAACACTTACAGGAAGTTCAGAGAAGGGTCTCCTCCCAAGTGGTAAGGAATAATCAGGGACTTAGCCCAAGGAAAATATCCCATATAAAGCAATAGGAACTTAGACTACCATGCCTTTTCCTCTTTTACAACAAATTGTCATCAGTGTTAGCAATGGGAAGGGGATGAGTGGGTAGGGAATTATATAGGAGATATAGAACATTCAtccatttgttaatatattaggGTTCACATCGAAGATTTTGTGCCATCCAGTGaatgatgaaataaatataatgtttatagcataaaaatactgaaatgCTAAAGCAACTATCATTTTTAGCTTGTctatttggaaattttctttaaagtatGTTGTGTCCCAGAATCAAGTATCTTTGCTTTAATATGCAATACATTGGGTAATTGAAGGGCCTTGTGGTTGTATGAATCTATCACTCCTAATTAGTATGATGCATAAATTCAAAGTCCTTTAGTTTTGACGTTCCTGCTATTGCTATCTATAAGTTTAGCAAAAAACATACAGCACCAGCTTTCCCCACATTCCCATTTGTTGCCTAATGTTGCACTCTAGGTAGTTTTCCAGAATTATACAGCTCTCTTTGCTGTACTGCTGCTTTGACCCTTTTTTGCTTTCAGTGTTCCAGTTCATCAGGCAGCAGCTGCTTTAGTACCCAACTGTCTGTCATTCATTTTCTACCTGTCCTATCCCATGGAGCTGAAACTACTGAAAATATGACTTCAATGCTGATAGGCCAGCTGTCCTTCAGGATGATGCTGTTGTGGATGCTGTCACTTTTTCTATTACCTGGACTCTCTGGTCTATCATTGAAATGTTTAAAGCAGGTCAAAGGTTCAGCCACATAGGAAGTATGACGCAACCAAACTCAGATGACTTTGGGGTTTAATgctatctttatatttttatttgtttttctgtatCCCATGACATTGTTCTGCATTAATTTAATGATACCTTTCCACTATGTTACAGCTCAGGAAGACTTTAGTAAAGGCAGGATTTGGGTGGGAGATGAAAACCCCTTACTTAAGGAAGCTTTTATAAGACCTTTGCTGACTTTTTACTTAGTCCGTAACATCACTTAACTTTTAAATGGCTTGTGTTCTCTTGTAGGCAAATCTAACTCCAAAGCACAGCCATCAGCAAAATAGACAAGCATAGTAAGAGCACAGTGCTATTATATAATCTTAGCAACAAAACAATGGTAGAAAACCTTTAGTACAGTCAAAccaccaatttattttttatcaaaaaaCATATAACATATTTTGTCATATATTTCAAGTAATGAAAAGTTCCCTGATATCTTTTGTATCATGCTGGTGTTTCAATATGTGTAGATTCTGTTTAAATGgaatttacagaggaggagagagaaaaaggagtacatacatatacatacatacatatacatgccaAAAACATTTAATATAGGATACTTTCTGGTTAGGTCAAATAGATGACTTTTATACTTAGTTGCAATAAATAATTCTATCATTTCCCAAATAGACCCTCTTGTTATTTACCCATACTGCTTTCTCCTCAGAGAAGCAGGGAAACTAAAATAAACATTAGTGCCTTCTTCcaaatctttcccttttgtacCCCTCTCTCTCATTATGTTAACTGAGCCTTCCCAGTTACCCAGCTTTTCTAAAAGTTGATGAATAACATTTGGAATATTGGATTCTTACATTGAATAGCAATTGTTGATAAGTTAAGTCGGGAACCTTTCCTATACACCCAGCACTTTTCTTCTTAAGTCCCTCTGCTGCATGCACCTTGTTCTTACAGCCCTTTCTCTTGCTTCCCTATTTCAGATGCTGGTTGTTCCCTACTTAAAGGGACCTCTGCTGTAAATGATGGAGCACCACAACTAGGCATCATTTTGAGTTAAAGCCACAGTTATTATAACCACAGAATGCAATGCTTTTCCTTCAGAGTAGCTGTACTTGGTTGCTGCGGTGGTTTCTGGCTGATGGGGCAAAGGAGAGTTGGCTGGTGTTGGCAAGCAGATTTTGAGACGCTGCTGATTCTAGGGGCTTGCCTTTTCTTGTGCTGTGAGACACTGCAGGCTCAATTCGGGAGCGGAGGTGCAATTCAGGCTGTTGGAACACTGGGGGAAGGCTGGGACAGGCGGGGCTAGCAGAGCTCTGCAGCTGATCACACGCACCAACAACACCACACTCCCACAGACCCTctgctctttcctctctttctccctctctccctcctgctccctctctctctctctccctcacgttctctctctctctctctctctctctctctctctctctctctctctctctctctctctctcacacacacacacacacacacacacacacacacacacacacacactgaagtGGAAAAGGGGTAAGGGGTAGGTTGGAGAAGAGAGAGGTAAATGCTCTTGTTAtgaagaggaaacagaggaaCAGCGTTCCTCTTTGACCTGAAAGTGTGATCGCCAGCTTCCAGCTTTAACCTCCTTGCTAAAGGCATCACTTCGATTTGCCAGGAAAGggttgggggtagggggagaaaggggaggggagaagagacgCAGTGAAACTAGGAGCTGTGCCCAGCATACCAGGATTcctttggagggggggggggtgttctcTGGTGCGCACTGGAGCAGGCGGGCTATCGGGGAGTTGCGTTGGCACCCGACGTGGTAAACCAGGAAAAGTGGGGGCGAGGAAGGAAACAACCTGGGAGTAAGAGGCTTTTGAGAAGGGAAGacactgctgctactgctgccttctcttcctcccttgtattcgccgcaccgccccccccccccccattggcgATCCCTCTCCCAGATCTGGTACTGCCAGTCCCGTCGTCTCTTCGCGGGGGGCGGCCCTGCCACTCTTGGGTCCAGCTGAAGAGCCCTGTCTGGCGCCAGTGAAAGCCTGGCCGGGCATCGAATTGAAGGAAGTCTCGGATTTGCCTCTAAGAAGGGCACTGCTGTGCTATCTTCTGAGAACGAAGGAAGGGGGGCGTTTTGTGGGGTGTCGCATCAGAACTGGTCAGACATGCCTTTGTATCCAATTTTGGCGGAAGGATAGGAACCCAGAGTGGAGAGGAAGCAGGGAGACTGACACGGGTAGCCTGGAAGAGGGGtggctttggggggaggggggtgggtcCAGGGAAGCAGTTCAGTCTTAGCTGCTCAGCTAATATGCAGGTGGAGTGGGAGTAGGGTGTTTTTCgggggggttgttttttgtttgtttgtttgtttgttttgttttgttctttaatgttttgttttttattacaaCTTGCGGGTACAACCgaagggagagagaagtgaagaaaagaggtagaaggaaagggaaatgaggaaagaagagagaaaagagcttTAATTGTACAAAGGTAAAACTAGGCTCTGTTCTTGCCTGTATTTCTCCTGCTGTTAAGTGTGGGAgagcaccccccccccttttttaggACTCAAATCAGAAAGAAGGAATTTGTCCCAGGGGAGGTGCCAAGGCGCTGTACCTGagcaggaaaggaaaaggggggctAAGAGACTTAGGATACCTGCTTGGgtatcctccctccttccttccctccccatttgCTTCTCCTCTCATTTCCTACCCCCCTCCCCTTTGTTGGTATTGGTTTGCAGCGCTTCGCTCCTGCGCCTCCTTCCTTTTTGAATCTGGCCCGCTCCCCCGTATTATGTCTGCGCTCCGCAGGAAATTTGGGGACGACTACCAGGTAGTGACCACCTCGTCCAGCAGCGCGGGCTTGCAGGGCCAGGggccccagcagcagcagcagcagcagcagcagctggttCCTAGGAAGAAGCGGCAGCGATTCGTGGATAAGAACGGGCGGTGCAATGTGCAACACGGCAACCTGGGCAGCGAGACGAGCCGCTACCTTTCCGACCTCTTCACCACTCTGGTGGACCTCAAGTGGCGCTGGAACCTGTTCATCTTCATCCTCACCTACACTGTGGCGTGGCTCTTCATGGCGTCCATGTGGTGGGTGATCGCCTACACCAGGGGAGACCTGAACAAAGCCCACGTCGGCAACTACACGCCCTGTGTGGCCAATGTCTACAACTTCCCCTCTGCTTTCCTCTTCTTCATCGAGACTGAAGCCACCATCGGCTATGGTTACCGCTATATCACCGACAAGTGCCCCGAGGgaatcattctcttcctcttccagtCAATCTTGGGCTCCATCGTGGATGCCTTCCTGATCGGCTGCATGTTCATTAAGATGTCCCAGCCCAAGAAGCGGGCGGAGACCCTTATGTTCAGCGAGCACTCAGTGATCTCCATGAGGGACGGGAAGCTGACACTCATGTTCAGAGTGGGAAACCTGCGAAACAGCCACATGGTCTCCGCTCAGATCCGCTGCAAGCTGCTCAAAGTAAGTCAGACATCCTCCCACTCTGAATCCTCACCCTCATCCTCACCCTCACCCTTACCCACTGGAAAAATCAGCAAGGCGGAGCTTAGATTCCCCTTCAAGCTTTTCTTCTGGTTCGCAATCCCAACAGGTAAACTCACTTTCTGTCCTAGGAAAGCAAAGTGGGCGCtcaatccatttttcttttcgcTGCCTTTCAtacctttatttaatttattatgatAGGAGAAAGCGTCCCTTTATGAAATAGTAACACTTATTGGGAGCATCTTTTGGGGTTCTTTTTTCTAAATGCAGAGGGGATTATGTacctggttttgttctttttttcccctttcggCCTTTTCTTGTTGCCCTTCACAACACTTTagatttgtttctgttttccatACCTTTCTCcaataaatttgagttattaaattggacagtttttattttgggagtggggtgggaaagGATCTTTAATATCACTTATCACTTTCATTTGGCACCTGTGGCCTTttcccttaaaagaaaaaaaacaaaaacacttttaatcttgttttcctgagaggaggggaagaaaagcaaaaatcctgaggaaaacaaaataaactcatcctgccccctccccccccaatctGATTAACCCATTCCAACTCATTAGTTCTCTACTAGCATCACTAAAGCAGTGATTACCAGAAGTGGAAGTCACGATTGGATTTGagttagcttttattttttcctctcaaatttAAGTTTTAGAACTTCTTGCAGAGGAAGATTGAAATACTTTTTTGAAATCTTAACTACCTACTTTCTATCAGTGCCTCTGTTAAGCAGGTTTTAAATTGCCTGTTTCTATGAAGCCATTGTCAATTACAATTTGTACTTGAAGCTTTTCCATATCCATTAAAGAAGGCTTCCAAACATCAGCAGcttaaatgactaaaataaattGCATATGGAGTGATTATGACCATGCCCATCTTGTCTTTAGAGGGCACTAGAGCAAACAAGAGACACAGCTGTCCTTTTATGGCAGAATCATCCAATTAGGCTCCAGAATACCACATTTCAAATCAATTTAACCTATGTGAGTGATTTTAAATTCGTCATTTCCAGGAGGAGTTAGCTTTAGTTAGCATTCAGATAtatatgataattttttaaaagggggctGAATTAACTAATAAAAGAAGGGTGGGTTGAAGCCAGTTTCTGAACTaggattaataaaattaaatgtattaatCACTTAATTCAAAGGCATGCCTCTAAAGTTTGAATCCCTGTCTTAATCTGAGAATATAGTGTTTACCCTAAGCAGCCTTACTTGTTAGGTCTACTAATGATTATGCTTTAATTATTAGCAAGAACTCACACAGTGAACATTGAATAAAAAGATTTTCTGAGAGGAActttaattgtaatatataaaagTTATATAACTCATTAAAGTATTCTACAATTTAGGCTGTGCTGTAAACATTAATGCTTTTGCTATATTATTCAGTATGTGCTCTTTGTAATATCTCAGATAATTTATTACACACATCAAGAGTTTGTAATAAACTGTCTCCTGATAATAattatgaacaaaaaaaaatgatgtagGTCACATTCTTCTTTGGTGAGCTCTAGGGATTGTCCACATTAATAAATATGTAgaaaatttgttttattgattattgtTTAAATAAGTGACCTTTGTCTGCTTTAGAAATGCCATTTTTGTAATGTTATAGTGTAAGTTGGCTTGCCCTATGTATGTGGATAATATACGTATAAATGTGTATATTGATAcatttatttagttccatacaCACTAAAAAAGAATCATAGATAGTCCCTTGAATTATCATttctttaaattccttccctGTAGGGTAGGAACTGATCATAAAATAATCCCAAAGCAAAGGATGGGATTCTTCTATTGAAGAACTCCAAAGAAGTACTTTGCATTGTATAAAAAGAATAATGTTTAATGTATGTCTTTTTAGGAAGTATTTTTTTATGTGCCACATAAACCTCTCTTTCAATGGTATAAGTATGGTCAGTCTTATTTGTGCCtcaccaaaatgaaaaaaataaaaggttatgATATACTGATGGACATTCCCCAATTTTATCAAACCAAAAACaattcatttaaacattttgataaaaactaatttttataCTGAGAAAATTACTTTAGGAGAGGGATTTGAAACATCATTGTAGATATAAAATTTTTCAGCCATACATGGAAGTTATTTGAAAATAAGCAGCTTATTTTTGCTTCTTCACATAGAAGTACATTTTCTTGAAGTGCATCTGGGCCCTTAGGCAACTCCACTTAGATCACACAATCCATTAGAAGTTCCTTGCTTGAGTACCTAATGTTTAAGAATTTTTAGGAACTTGGAgcaaggtgctatataaatacaagGTCATATAAATCAGTGGTTAAAATTTCATTGCAATggtctttttaaatccttttgaTTGTTGAGATGCTGGGGAAGGGGAGTTATAACAGTTATgtagatgaagaaaaaattatatagagAATTAATTTCTTAGCAGAAATATGGGAAGACAGTCTACTGAAGTGGTGACCACAATGGCAACATTTCACCCAGCCAATTTTAGTAGTTCATTTGAGGTCAATGTTTATTGTAATTGCCCTCATTTAAAAATAACCTGAAAAAACCCTAAATAAGTCTTAGATTTTGATAAAACaggatcacatttttttttcttctcaaatttgaAAGCATCATGTTTTTTAATAGA from Monodelphis domestica isolate mMonDom1 chromosome 4, mMonDom1.pri, whole genome shotgun sequence includes these protein-coding regions:
- the KCNJ3 gene encoding G protein-activated inward rectifier potassium channel 1 isoform X3, producing MSALRRKFGDDYQVVTTSSSSAGLQGQGPQQQQQQQQQLVPRKKRQRFVDKNGRCNVQHGNLGSETSRYLSDLFTTLVDLKWRWNLFIFILTYTVAWLFMASMWWVIAYTRGDLNKAHVGNYTPCVANVYNFPSAFLFFIETEATIGYGYRYITDKCPEGIILFLFQSILGSIVDAFLIGCMFIKMSQPKKRAETLMFSEHSVISMRDGKLTLMFRVGNLRNSHMVSAQIRCKLLKG
- the KCNJ3 gene encoding G protein-activated inward rectifier potassium channel 1 isoform X2, coding for MSALRRKFGDDYQVVTTSSSSAGLQGQGPQQQQQQQQQLVPRKKRQRFVDKNGRCNVQHGNLGSETSRYLSDLFTTLVDLKWRWNLFIFILTYTVAWLFMASMWWVIAYTRGDLNKAHVGNYTPCVANVYNFPSAFLFFIETEATIGYGYRYITDKCPEGIILFLFQSILGSIVDAFLIGCMFIKMSQPKKRAETLMFSEHSVISMRDGKLTLMFRVGNLRNSHMVSAQIRCKLLKVSQTSSHSESSPSSSPSPLPTGKISKAELRFPFKLFFWFAIPTVSTDT